The following is a genomic window from Mycobacterium parmense.
TGGGGTTCGAGCTGAAGGGCCTCGCCGAGCTGCTGGAACGCGCGGCCGTGCCGGTGCACGTCAACACCCATGAAGCGGTGTGGGTTTCGCGCGTGACCGGGATCAGCCTCGCAGACCTCACCACCCACGAGAACCACGACAAGGTGCAGGTCGGCGACATCGAGATCGAGTTGCTGCACACCCCGGGCCACACCCCGGGCAGCCAGTGCTTCCTGCTCGACGGCCGGCTGGTCGCCGGCGACACGCTGTTCCTGGAGGGTTGCGGACGCACCGACTTCCCGGGTGGCGACTCCGACGCGATGTATCGCAGCCTGCAACAGCTTGCCGCGCTGCCCGGCGACCCGAGGGTGTTCCCGGGGCACTGGTATTCGGCGGAACCCAGCGCTTCCCTGGCCGAAGTAAAGCGTTCCAACTATGTGTACCGCGCCGCCGACCTCGACCAGTGGCGCATGTTGATGGGCGGTTGAGGGGCCAATCGACGGGCGTCCGGGCGATCGCGGGGCCGTTGGCTCTGTGATATAAGCGGAAGGTGGATTCCATGGGGTGGATCCGGGACAGCTGGCACGAAGTCACCCATGTTGGGTCCAGCACCTGGATAGCGTGGGCGGCGTGGGCGGCGATCGTGCTCGCCGTCATCACATTGGTCTTCACCAACCGCCAGATCGCGCGGAACCGGCAGCTGGCCGCCGAGCAAACCCGTCCCCAGGTCACGATGTTCATGGAACCGCATCAGGCGGATTGGCACGTGATCGAGCTTGTGGTCAGGAACTTCGGCAAGACCGCTGCCTATGACATCAGCTTCTCCTTCGAGAACCCGCCGACGGTGGCGCAGTACGAGAACGCCACCGACGGCTACGCCGACGTCGTCGAGTTGCGACTGCCCCACGAGTTGCCGATGCTGGCGCCCGGCCAGGAATTCCGCATGGTGTGGGACTCGGCGCTCGACCGCAACGAGATCGGCACCGGCATCGAGTCGCGCTTCGTAGGCACCGTGAGCTACTTCGACCGGCCCGAGAACCCGCAGCGCCGGCGGTTCTGGCACCGCGACCGCGACCCGCTGCAGACGCGGGTGGTGCTCGACTGGGAGGCCCTGCCGCCCGTCCAGCGCATCGAGCTGATGACGACACACGACCTGGCGAAGCGCGAGAAGCAGAAGCTGGAACTGCTGCGCGGCCTGCTCACCTACTTCCATTACGCCAGCAAGGAAACCCGCCCCGAGGTCTTCCGCAGCGAGATCGAGCGGATCAACGGCGCCGTCCGGGAGACCCAGGACAGATGGCGGACGCGCCAACTCGATGAACCCACCGATGTCAGCCTGCGCTGGGCCAATGCCGACGGCGAATTGGGCAGACACCACAGCCAGCCCGCGTGACGGGTAAGGAGCAGCCCATGAGCGGCCCGGTCCACTACAGCGTGAAGGATTCCGTCGCCGTCATCAGGATGGACGACGGCAAGGTCAACGCGCTGGGCCCCACGATGCAGCAGGCCCTGGGTGAGGCGATCGACCGGGCCGAGAGCGACAACGCGGGGGCGCTGGTGATCGCCGGCAACGACCGGGTGTTCAGTGGCGGATTCGACCTGAAGGTTCTCACCTCGGGCGAGGCGCAGCCCGCGATCGACATGCTCCGGGGGGGCTTCGAGCTCTCCTACCGCCTCTTGTCGCACCCGAAGCCCGTCGTGATGGCCTGCACCGGTCATGCCATCGCGATGGGGGCGTTCCTGCTGTCGTCCGGCGACCACCGCGTGGCCGCCCACGCCTACAACATCCAGGCCAACGAGGTCGCGATCGGCATGACGATTCCGTACGCGGCCCTCGAGATCATAAAGCTGCGCCTCACCCGGTCGGCGTACCAGCAGGCGGCCGGCCTTGCCAAGACGTTCTTCGGCGAGACCGCGCTGGCGGCCGGGTTCGTCGACGAAATCGTGTTGCCGGAAATGGTGCTCAGCCGGGCCGAGGAAGCCGCGCGGGAATTCGCCGGTCTTCACCAAAAGGCCCACGCCGCAACCAAATTGCGGGCCCGTGCCGACGCCTTGCAGGCCATCCGCGCCGGCATCGACGGAATCGAAGCCGAGTTCGGGCTCTAGGCGGCCGGGCAAACGGTGGGCGCCGCCGAACGTGAGAACGCGGCGGCCATCATGCCCAGCCGCCGCGTTGACATCGCCTCCTCGTCGCAAGTCTTGCACGCCCACGCCGCCGAGTCACTTTATTTCCGCAAATCGCCCGGACCCCGATTCAGTCCCGCGCCGAATCCCATTGGTATGGCAGGAATTTGCCGTCGAACGTCACGACGACACGATCGCCCGAGGGGTGTGGCTTTTTCTGCAGATCGACGCTGAAATTGATCGCGCTCATGATTCCGTCCCCGAACTGTTCGTGAATCACCTCCTTGATGGCGCCGCCGTAGACCTGCAGGGCCTCGTAGAAGCGGTAGATGGTCGGGTCGGTGGGGACCGCCGTGGGCAGCCCGCCACGCATCGGCGGCGCCGCCAGCACCGGCACGGCCGACTCGTCGAGCCCCAGCATGCCGACGAGCACCTTGCCGAGTTCGGCGGGAATCGGGTGCTGGCCGAGCAACGCCGACGTCGTCCACAGCAGCGGGCGGCCGATGGCGTCGGCGAGTTCCTGCCACGTCAGCCCCCGGCGGAGGCGGCCGAGCACGACCTGTTCGGTGACCTCATTCCGGTTCATCGTCCGCCTCACCAGTGCCCGTGGTGAACGACGTCGGTGAACGGGCGCCGGTTGGGCTTGCGGATCGGCTTGAGTGGGCGGTCGGCCGGATATCCGACGCCGAGCAGGAACGCCACCAGGTAGCCGTCGGGCACTCCCAGGATCGCGCGCGCCCTGACCTGGTCACCGACGGACGAGTGGCCCGTGCCGATCCCAAGGTCGGTGGCCGCGATCATCATCGCCATGGTGGCCTGACCGACGTCGTAGTTGTCGGTGACCACCCGGCGGTCATCCGGCGGCACCGGCACGACGATCGCGATCGCGGCGGCGGCCGCGGCGATGTGCCCGGCGCCCTGCCAGACGGTGGACAACTCCTGCAGCTGACCCCGGTCGGTGACGATGACGAAGTCCCACGGCTGGCGATTCTTCGCCGACGGCGCCCGCCAGCCGGCCTCGGCGATGCGGTCGAGGTGCTCCTCGGGCACCGGCTCGGGTGTGTACTGCCGGACATTGCGCCGAGCGCAAAGCGCGTCCCATGCCTCCATCACGTTCCCCTGCCTCTCGTTAGTTGCCGTCGCCGTCCATCTCGCCCTCGAGCGCGTCGAGCACCCTGCGGAGCTCGCCGACCATCCAGCTGCCGCTGCGCCGGTGCAAGACGTCCAGCAGCGACCGGTAGTACCACAGGTGCAGCCGCGGGTCCTGCACGCTGAACCGCTGCCACAGCCGGTTTCCCTCGGCACGGTAATCACGCAGGATCGCACGCGCATTGTCGAGCTTATCGGCGAGCGAAATCAGCACGGCGTCGTCGGACGCCGCACGCAGGTGGGCGATGTAGCGCTCCTTGCGCTCCCGCCAGGACGGTTTGGGGCTTTCGAACGTGTCACTGCATTCGGCGACGATGGACGCCACCCCGTTCCCGAACTTCTGCCGGATCTCGGCCAGCGTCTCCTGGCCGCCCTGGTCCTCGGCGGCGTCGTGCAGCAGCGCGGCGATGGCCTGCTCCTCGGTGCCGCCGTCGTCGATCACCAGCCCGGCCACCGACAGCAGATGGCCGACGTACGGCACTTCGCTGCCCTTGCGCGTCTGCCGGGCGTGCTTGGCGGCCGCGTAGCCCAGGGCGTCGGCGAACCTGGGCGTCAGGCGAGGCGGCGATGCCCGATGGGCCATACCCGCCTCCTTTCGGTGTCGAAGGGTTCGAAGGGCTTGCCTTCACTGTGGCACGGCGGTCCGACAGCTGTCGGCGCGGCGTTCTATGGTTGCAGCGCAATGGCCTTCCATCTTCACCGCGCCGAACGCACCGACCTGCTCGCCGACGGGCTCGGCGCACTGTTGGCCGACGCGTTGCCCGACCCGTTCGCTCGGGAACTGGTTCTGGTGCCCGCGCGGGGCGTGGAGCGCTGGCTGGGCCAGCGGCTCTCACACGTGCTCGGCCGCCGGACAGGACCGGGCGCGGCCGACGACGGGGTGTGCGCTGGCGTGGAGTTCCGCAGCCCCGGCTCGCTGATCGCCGAAATCTATGCCGTCGAGGACGATCCGTGGTCGCCCGAGGCCATGACCTGGCCGCTGCTGGAAGTCGTCGACTGTTCCCTGGACGAGCCGTGGTGTCGCACGCTGGCAACGCATTTGGGGCACTTCCACGCGGGCGCGGAGGCGGAGCTGCGGCGCGGCCGGCGATACGAGGTGGCACGCCGGCTGGCCGGTTTGTTCGCGTCGTACGCGCGCCAGCGCCCACAACTGCTCGTCGACTGGCTGGGCGGCGACACGGCGGGCCTCGACGACGATCTGCTCTGGCAGCCACACCTGTGGCGGGCCCTGGTCGAGCGCGTCGGGATCGATCCTCCGCACGTCCGCCACCGCGACGCCGTCGCCCGGCTGCAGCGCGGGCCCAGCGACCTGCCCCCCCGACTGTCGCTGTTCGGGCACACCCGGCTGCCGTGCACCGACGTCGAACTGCTCGAGGCGCTGGCGGCGCATCACGACCTGCACCTGTGGCTGCCGCACCCGAGCGACACGCTGTGGCGTGCGCTCGCCGGCGTTCGCGGCGCCGTCCCGCGACGATGCGACACCAGCCACCGCGCGGTCAACCACCCGCTGCTGGCGACGCTCGGACGAGACCTGAGGGAACTGCAACGCGGCCTGCCGGCCGCGGTTTTGACCGACGAGCACCTCCCCGGCACCGGGTACCCGGACACGCTGCTCGGCTGGCTGCAGTCCGACATCGCCGCCGATGCCAGTCGCCCACGCGGGCGCCGGCTCGCAACCGACGACCGGTCGGTGCAGATCCACAACTGCCACGGCCCGGCCCGGCAGATCGACGTGCTGCGCGAGGTGCTGCTGGGCCTGCTGGCCGACGACCCGACGCTGGAGCCGCGCGACATCCTGGTGATGTGCCCGGACATCGAGACCTACGCGCCCCTCATCGTCGCCGACTTCGGGCTCGGTGACATGGTCGGCGGCATGATCCGCGGTGCCCACCCCGCGCACCGGTTGCGGGTGCGCCTCGCCGACCGCTCGCTGATCCAGACCAACCCGCTGCTCGGCGTCGCCGCGCAACTGCTGGCGCTGGCCGGCGGCAGGGTGACGGCTTCCGAGGTGCTCAACGTCGCCCAGACGGCGCCGGTGCGCGCCCAATTCGGTTTCACCGACGACGATTTGGAGGCCATCACCCGCTGGGTTCGGCAGGCGAACATCCGGTGGGGCTTCGACCGGGAGCACCGGCAGCCCTACCACGTCGACTTCGTGCACAACACTTGGCGTTTCGGCATCGACCGGATCCTGGCCGGCGTCGCGATGTCCGAGGACTCCCATGCGTGGATCGACGCAACGCTGCCCCTCGACGACGTCAGCAGCAACCGCGTCCAATTGGCAGGCCGGTTCGCCGAATTCGTCGCGCGGCTGCAGCGCGCGGCCGACGCGCTCACCGGCCCGCGACCGCTGCACGAGTGGCTGGCCGCGCTGGCCGACGGCATCACCACGCTGACCCGCGTCGACGACCCGGACGCCTGGCAGAGCGCCCAGATGCAGCGCCAGTTCGCCGAGGTACTGGGGCACGCCGGACCACGCGCCGCCACCGTGCTGCGGCTGCCGGATGTCCGCGCGCTTCTGGCCCGGCACCTGTCCGGACGCCCGACGCGGGCCAATTTCCGCACCGGCACCCTGACCGTGTGCACGATGGTGCCGATGCGCTCGGTGCCGCACCGGGTGATCTGCCTGGTGGGGCTGGACGACGGGCTGTTCCCGCGCCTCGGCGTGGTCGACGGCGACGACGCGCTGGCCCGCGAGCCCATGACCGGCGAGCGCGACATCCGTTCGGAGGACCGGCAATTGCTGCTGGACGCGATCGGGGCGGCGACCGAAAAGCTCGTGATCACCTACACCGGGGCCAACGAATACTCCGGCCAGCCGCGCCCGCCCGCCGTCCCGCTCGCCGAGCTGCTCGACGCTCTGGACATGACCGTGCCCCCCGACGGCGCCGACCGGGTCCGCGACCGCATCGTCGTCGAACATCCGCTGCAGCCCTTCGATATTCGCAACGTCATACCTGGCGAGCTGGTGCCGGGGGTGCCGTTCACCTTCGACCCGGCGGCGCTGCGTTCCGCCCGCGTGGCCAGCGGTGCACGCGGCGAGCAGCCCAGGTTCATCTGCGAACCGCTGCCGCCACCACCGCCCGACGACGTGCCGCTCGCCGACCTCGTCGCGTTCTTCAGGGATCCGGTGAAGGGCTTCTTCCGCGCGCTGGAGTTCACCTTGCCGCGCGACGTCGACGGGGTGCAGGACGCCATGCCGGTCGACATCGACAACCTCGAGGAATGGACGGTCGGCGACCGGATGCTGGGTGACATCCTCCGGGGGATGACCCCGGACGACGCGCGCCAGGCGGAGTGGCGCCGCGGCACGCTGCCGCCCGGCCAGCTCGGCTGGCGCAAGGTCGCCGAGATTCGCGATCGGGTCACCGTTTTGGCGACGGAGGCGCTGCGGCATCGCGCGGCGGCCCCGCGGGCC
Proteins encoded in this region:
- the cynS gene encoding cyanase — protein: MNRNEVTEQVVLGRLRRGLTWQELADAIGRPLLWTTSALLGQHPIPAELGKVLVGMLGLDESAVPVLAAPPMRGGLPTAVPTDPTIYRFYEALQVYGGAIKEVIHEQFGDGIMSAINFSVDLQKKPHPSGDRVVVTFDGKFLPYQWDSARD
- the recC gene encoding exodeoxyribonuclease V subunit gamma, translated to MAFHLHRAERTDLLADGLGALLADALPDPFARELVLVPARGVERWLGQRLSHVLGRRTGPGAADDGVCAGVEFRSPGSLIAEIYAVEDDPWSPEAMTWPLLEVVDCSLDEPWCRTLATHLGHFHAGAEAELRRGRRYEVARRLAGLFASYARQRPQLLVDWLGGDTAGLDDDLLWQPHLWRALVERVGIDPPHVRHRDAVARLQRGPSDLPPRLSLFGHTRLPCTDVELLEALAAHHDLHLWLPHPSDTLWRALAGVRGAVPRRCDTSHRAVNHPLLATLGRDLRELQRGLPAAVLTDEHLPGTGYPDTLLGWLQSDIAADASRPRGRRLATDDRSVQIHNCHGPARQIDVLREVLLGLLADDPTLEPRDILVMCPDIETYAPLIVADFGLGDMVGGMIRGAHPAHRLRVRLADRSLIQTNPLLGVAAQLLALAGGRVTASEVLNVAQTAPVRAQFGFTDDDLEAITRWVRQANIRWGFDREHRQPYHVDFVHNTWRFGIDRILAGVAMSEDSHAWIDATLPLDDVSSNRVQLAGRFAEFVARLQRAADALTGPRPLHEWLAALADGITTLTRVDDPDAWQSAQMQRQFAEVLGHAGPRAATVLRLPDVRALLARHLSGRPTRANFRTGTLTVCTMVPMRSVPHRVICLVGLDDGLFPRLGVVDGDDALAREPMTGERDIRSEDRQLLLDAIGAATEKLVITYTGANEYSGQPRPPAVPLAELLDALDMTVPPDGADRVRDRIVVEHPLQPFDIRNVIPGELVPGVPFTFDPAALRSARVASGARGEQPRFICEPLPPPPPDDVPLADLVAFFRDPVKGFFRALEFTLPRDVDGVQDAMPVDIDNLEEWTVGDRMLGDILRGMTPDDARQAEWRRGTLPPGQLGWRKVAEIRDRVTVLATEALRHRAAAPRAYDVDVELGAGRRLTGTVSPVYGDRLVSVTYSKLDGRHLLQSWIALLALTAHDPGRDWSAVCIGRAPRGPAARARALGPPQGPAGQAAAVLRELVAIYDAGRREPIPLPVKTSYAWAAARFCGDDPVRQAEYRWRSDRYPGEDQAPAHVRAWGRNAPLTDLMQPLRAGEDYEAEEHRLGAYAARLWLPMLRAEREPS
- a CDS encoding nitroreductase family protein, which produces MEAWDALCARRNVRQYTPEPVPEEHLDRIAEAGWRAPSAKNRQPWDFVIVTDRGQLQELSTVWQGAGHIAAAAAAIAIVVPVPPDDRRVVTDNYDVGQATMAMMIAATDLGIGTGHSSVGDQVRARAILGVPDGYLVAFLLGVGYPADRPLKPIRKPNRRPFTDVVHHGHW
- a CDS encoding MBL fold metallo-hydrolase codes for the protein MPEDRLYFRQLLSGRDFAAGDVIATQMRNFAYLIGDRQTCDCLVVDPAYAAGDLLDAVESDGMKLSGVLVTHHHPDHVGGSMMGFELKGLAELLERAAVPVHVNTHEAVWVSRVTGISLADLTTHENHDKVQVGDIEIELLHTPGHTPGSQCFLLDGRLVAGDTLFLEGCGRTDFPGGDSDAMYRSLQQLAALPGDPRVFPGHWYSAEPSASLAEVKRSNYVYRAADLDQWRMLMGG
- a CDS encoding HD domain-containing protein → MAHRASPPRLTPRFADALGYAAAKHARQTRKGSEVPYVGHLLSVAGLVIDDGGTEEQAIAALLHDAAEDQGGQETLAEIRQKFGNGVASIVAECSDTFESPKPSWRERKERYIAHLRAASDDAVLISLADKLDNARAILRDYRAEGNRLWQRFSVQDPRLHLWYYRSLLDVLHRRSGSWMVGELRRVLDALEGEMDGDGN
- a CDS encoding crotonase/enoyl-CoA hydratase family protein, with amino-acid sequence MSGPVHYSVKDSVAVIRMDDGKVNALGPTMQQALGEAIDRAESDNAGALVIAGNDRVFSGGFDLKVLTSGEAQPAIDMLRGGFELSYRLLSHPKPVVMACTGHAIAMGAFLLSSGDHRVAAHAYNIQANEVAIGMTIPYAALEIIKLRLTRSAYQQAAGLAKTFFGETALAAGFVDEIVLPEMVLSRAEEAAREFAGLHQKAHAATKLRARADALQAIRAGIDGIEAEFGL